The following proteins are co-located in the Tetrapisispora phaffii CBS 4417 chromosome 4, complete genome genome:
- the MCM6 gene encoding MCM DNA helicase complex subunit MCM6 (similar to Saccharomyces cerevisiae MCM6 (YGL201C); ancestral locus Anc_3.509), with protein MSSPFKNTPVGNDRPSSSSPPPSSLGTGFGSSMAVNNDSQSIIDPQFPSSSQPMGNMSGIGMDSTQFSSQRQYNAESPLPDDLPIQGMRRKNINHIKKVDDVTGEKVREAFEQFLEDFSITNDEGEVDKVYLTQIEFMKIYYLNTIYIDYQHLSSRENGALAMAISEQYYRFLPFLQKGLRRIIRKYANSLLVDTESHHIDEIEGESQEDRTIRLSSVTNTDGASAESHKTKISGDSVTTGSLRQVDRIFQISFFNLPIVNRIRDIKSEKIGHLLSISGTVTRTSEVRPELYKGSFTCDVCRAIVDNVDQAFKYTEPTFCPNPSCENRSTWTLNVSRSKFLDWQKVRVQENANEIPTGSMPRTLDIILRGDCVERAKPGDRCKFTGTEIVVPDVTQLGLPGVKASSSLDSRGVSRSSEGLNTGVTGIRGLGVRDLTYKISFWSCHVVSIGSNVNSQDPAGQQKSENLINYMSSANVYEESSGVQSVFLNSLNSDEINELKNMVKDEHIYDKLVRSIAPAVFGHESVKKGVLLQLLGGVHKSTVEGIKLRGDINICIVGDPSTSKSQFLKYVTSFAPRSVYTSGKASSAAGLTAAVVRDEEGGDYTIEAGALMLADNGICCIDEFDKMDLSDQVAIHEAMEQQTISIAKAGIHATLNARTSILAAANPINGRYNRKLSLRGNLNMTAPIMSRFDLFFVILDDCNEKIDTELATHIVDLHMKRDAAIDPPYTADQLRRYIKYARTFKPILTKEARDFLVSKYKELRNDDAQGYSRSSYRITVRQLESMIRLSEAIARANCIDEITPAFVAEAFDLLKQSIIRVDVDDIEIDDDDIEEAGKTENNNNQDGGDSNNDNNSREASADDKQDGDNDDDDKTNGDDPNNRGSRSAIDNGGSGSTTTTRKKISITYDKYISTMNLIVRKIAEIEKADTNENVEGNQNFGSNINEQLTGNSIVDWYLSQRQDEFSDEQEYWEERKLTFKIMKRLVKDRILMEIHGTSTNLNDVMDIDSINAVNNSNVDREKVVYVIHPNCEILDILDPQDVINDNELIQNDTKTV; from the coding sequence ATGTCTTCTCCATTCAAAAACACCCCAGTTGGGAATGACAGACCTTCAAGTTCTTCACCACCACCTTCTTCTTTGGGAACTGGATTTGGGAGTAGTATGGCTGTCAATAACGATTCGCAATCTATCATTGATCCACAGTTCCCAAGTTCCTCTCAACCTATGGGTAATATGAGTGGCATTGGTATGGATTCGACACAATTCAGTTCGCAGCGTCAATATAATGCTGAATCTCCACTACCTGATGACCTACCTATCCAAGGTATGAGAAGAAAGAATATCAATCACATTAAAAAAGTTGACGATGTAACAGGTGAAAAAGTTCGTGAAGCTTTTGAGCAGTTTTTAGaagatttttcaataaccAATGATGAAGGTGAAGTAGACAAAGTATATTTAACtcaaattgaatttatgaAGATTTACTATCTAAATACCatttatattgattatCAACATTTATCTTCAAGAGAAAATGGCGCATTGGCTATGGCTATTTCAGAACAATATTATAGATTTTTACCTTTCTTACAAAAGGGTTtaagaagaattattagaaaatatgCAAATTCATTACTTGTTGATACTGAGTCACATCATATTGATGAAATCGAAGGAGAAAGTCAGGAAGATAGGACAATTCGCCTTTCATCTGTTACGAATACAGATGGAGCTTCAGCAGAAAGtcacaaaacaaaaatatcagGGGACTCGGTAACCACTGGCTCTTTACGTCAAGTTGATCGTATTTTCCAAATtagttttttcaatttacCAATTGTTAATAGAATTCGTGATATTAAATCAGAAAAGATTGGACATTTGTTATCCATATCGGGTACTGTCACAAGGACTTCAGAAGTTCGTCCAGAATTATACAAAGGTAGTTTTACCTGTGATGTTTGCCGTGCCATTGTTGATAATGTTGATCAAGCATTCAAATATACAGAACCTACATTTTGCCCAAATCCTTCATGTGAAAACAGATCAACTTGGACACTTAATGTCTCACGttctaaatttttagaTTGGCAAAAGGTCAGAGTACAAGAAAATGCAAACGAAATTCCAACCGGTTCTATGCCCCGTACTTTAGATATCATTCTAAGAGGTGACTGTGTTGAAAGGGCAAAACCTGGTGACAGATGTAAATTTACAGGTACAGAAATCGTGGTTCCTGATGTTACTCAATTAGGTTTACCTGGTGTCAAAGCTAGTTCTTCACTTGATTCAAGAGGTGTTAGTAGATCTTCAGAAGGTCTAAATACTGGTGTGACTGGTATTCGTGGACTGGGTGTACGTGATCTAACATACAAGATTAGTTTTTGGTCATGTCATGTTGTTAGTATTGGTTCTAATGTTAATAGCCAAGATCCAGCTGGTCAACAAAAATCTGAAAATCTGATAAATTACATGAGTAGCGCAAATGTGTATGAAGAATCATCAGGTGTTCAATCGGTCTTCTTAAATAGTCTTAACTCGGATGAGATTAATGAACTAAAAAACATGGTTAAAGATGAACACATTTATGATAAATTAGTAAGGTCTATTGCTCCAGCTGTTTTTGGACATGAATCTGTTAAAAAAGGTGTCTTATTACAACTGTTAGGTGGTGTTCATAAGAGTACAGTTGAAGGTATAAAATTAAGAGGtgatatcaatatttgtaTTGTCGGTGATCCATCAACATCTAAAtctcaatttttgaaatatgtGACAAGCTTTGCCCCAAGATCAGTATATACCTCTGGTAAAGCTTCATCGGCAGCTGGTTTAACAGCTGCCGTCGTAAGAGATGAAGAGGGTGGCGATTACACGATCGAAGCTGGTGCTTTAATGTTAGCTGATAATGGTATTTGTTGTATCGATGAATTCGACAAAATGGACCTTTCCGATCAAGTTGCTATTCATGAAGCCATGGAACAACAAACTATATCTATTGCTAAAGCTGGTATCCATGCAACCTTGAATGCCAGAACATCTATATTAGCAGCTGCTAACCCAATCAATGGTAGATATAATAGAAAACTATCATTAAGAggtaatttaaatatgacAGCTCCAATTATGTCCagatttgatttattttttgttattcTAGATGACtgtaatgaaaaaattgatacAGAATTAGCTACGCATATTGTTGATTTGCATATGAAAAGAGATGCTGCAATTGATCCGCCATATACAGCAGATCAATTACGTCGTTACATTAAATATGCTAGAACGTTTAAACCTATTTTAACTAAGGAAGCTCGTGACTTCTTAGtttctaaatataaagaattaaGAAACGATGATGCTCAAGGTTATAGTAGATCGAGTTATAGAATTACAGTTAGACAGTTAGAAAGTATGATCAGACTATCAGAAGCTATAGCTAGAGCAAACTGTATTGATGAGATTACGCCTGCATTTGTTGCTGAAGCgtttgatttattaaagcAAAGTATTATTAGAGTTGATGTTGATGATATCGAAATAGACGATGACgatattgaagaagctGGCAAAACtgaaaacaataacaatcAAGATGGAGGTGACagtaataatgataacaaTAGTAGAGAAGCCAGCGCTGACGATAAGCAAGATGGCGATaacgatgatgatgataagaCTAATGGTGATGATCCTAATAATCGTGGTAGTAGGTCTGCCATTGATAATGGTGGCAGTGGTAGCACTACTACTACTAGAAAGAAGATTTCAATCACttatgataaatatatttcaactATGAATTTGATTGTACGTAAAATTgctgaaattgaaaaagccgatacaaatgaaaatgttGAAGGAAATCAAAATTTCGGATCAAACATTAATGAACAATTAACTGGTAATTCAATTGTTGATTGGTATTTATCACAAAGACAAGATGAATTTTCCGATGAACAGGAATACTGggaagaaagaaaattaacattcaaaataatgaaaagatTAGTTAAAGATAGAATCTTAATGGAGATTCATGGTACATCTACGAATTTGAACGATGTGATGGATATTGATTCAATTAACGCTGTGAACAATTCTAATGTTGATAGAGAAAAAGTCGTTTACGTGATACATCCAAATTGTGAAATTTTAGATATATTAGATCCTCAAGATGTCATTAACGATAATGAACTAATTCAAAATGACACAAAAAcagtttaa